The Leptolyngbyaceae cyanobacterium genome includes a region encoding these proteins:
- a CDS encoding CHAT domain-containing protein, with the protein MQTKHWLPLSKPLLKFIILATASLILTLTVADILSAIPANGTSPPTPLLQGEGSKNFLISSMQGEGNLTPPFPAREGGLGGLGFSGDDLNNLGRLQLEKGEAQAALNSWKQAELAYEKNNNVEGVIGSQLNQAQALQALGQYHQSKKLLEEINLFIEKNSDSELKVIALRSYGDVLRLTGELKKSEEVLTKSLNLAEFQYPQNITEIKLSLGNTALAQAKRAKAVNDRKTEVTETQKALEFYQAASNDDALTTIKLQAQLNLLRLLVDNNDYLKAENLWSTVRNNIAEFPVNSFAIEAKINLADSSIEIKRKYLQSSLKWQDIYQILADALPQAKSLQDMRSQSYALGKLGSLYEAAKQYSDAMEVTKEALSLAQSKQAWDIAYQWQWQLGRLYNNLGEKESAIAYYTTAVNTLNSVRQNLSGIDTEAQFSFRDDVEPVYRELVDLLLQSESGENEPSQENIQKAIEQIDGLQLAEIENFLKCELSGVVKVNQITDEKAAIIYPIILEKRLAVIWQLPGQAMKYHQTIITKAEVEKTLQSLRKYLSRSSSETPDVIQEAAKIYQWIIKPFEQSLETNKQINTLVFVLDGALRNIPMAVLYDDDRQEYLIQKDYAIAIAPRLELFTPKPLARKLKVFIGGIGEPQTINNIPFPEIKYLDAELQGIAEEINTNQPLLNAKFTKTNLQHQLELGDFSAIHIKTHGLFSSDPENTFIVGYKEVIKGEDLANLIQSHSQENSNNLELLVLSACETAKGDNRAVLGLAGIAVRAGARSTLSTLWKAQDEQNTELMLRFYQELSKPGTSRAKALHIAQKALFDKYQNPHIWATYILVGNWL; encoded by the coding sequence ATGCAAACTAAACATTGGCTGCCATTATCTAAGCCACTACTTAAATTTATTATTTTAGCTACTGCTTCGTTAATTTTAACCTTAACTGTAGCAGATATATTATCTGCCATACCCGCAAATGGAACCTCTCCTCCAACCCCTCTTCTGCAAGGAGAGGGGAGTAAGAATTTTCTAATTTCTTCTATGCAAGGAGAGGGGAATCTTACTCCCCCCTTCCCTGCGAGGGAAGGGGGGTTGGGGGGGTTAGGTTTTTCTGGCGACGATTTAAATAATCTAGGTCGTCTCCAATTAGAAAAAGGAGAAGCACAAGCCGCTTTAAATAGCTGGAAGCAAGCCGAATTAGCTTATGAAAAAAATAATAATGTTGAAGGAGTTATCGGTAGTCAACTAAATCAAGCACAGGCGCTACAAGCTTTAGGTCAATATCACCAATCTAAGAAATTATTAGAAGAAATTAATCTGTTTATTGAAAAAAATTCTGACTCCGAACTTAAGGTGATAGCCTTGCGTAGCTATGGTGATGTTTTGAGATTAACTGGTGAATTGAAAAAGTCAGAAGAAGTTTTAACTAAAAGTTTAAATTTAGCAGAATTCCAGTATCCCCAAAATATTACCGAAATTAAACTTAGTTTAGGTAATACTGCTTTAGCGCAAGCTAAACGCGCCAAAGCGGTTAACGATCGGAAAACCGAAGTAACCGAAACCCAAAAAGCTTTAGAGTTTTATCAAGCTGCTAGTAATGATGATGCTTTAACAACTATTAAATTGCAAGCTCAATTAAATTTACTGCGTTTGTTGGTAGATAATAATGATTACTTAAAAGCCGAAAATTTATGGTCAACAGTTAGAAATAATATTGCTGAATTCCCCGTAAATAGTTTTGCAATTGAAGCTAAAATCAATTTAGCTGATAGTTCGATCGAAATTAAAAGAAAGTATCTGCAAAGTTCCTTAAAATGGCAGGATATTTATCAAATTTTAGCAGATGCTTTGCCACAGGCGAAAAGCTTACAGGATATGCGATCGCAATCTTACGCACTTGGGAAATTAGGCAGTTTATACGAAGCAGCTAAACAATATTCAGATGCAATGGAAGTTACTAAGGAAGCTTTAAGTTTAGCGCAATCAAAGCAAGCTTGGGATATTGCTTATCAGTGGCAATGGCAGTTAGGAAGATTATACAATAATTTGGGTGAAAAAGAAAGTGCGATCGCTTATTACACTACCGCCGTCAATACCCTTAATTCTGTACGTCAAAACTTATCAGGGATCGATACAGAAGCTCAGTTTTCCTTTCGAGACGATGTAGAACCAGTTTATCGCGAATTAGTCGATTTGCTGTTGCAATCAGAATCGGGAGAAAATGAACCTAGTCAAGAAAATATACAAAAGGCAATCGAACAAATTGATGGTTTGCAATTGGCAGAAATTGAAAATTTCCTCAAATGTGAGCTTTCAGGAGTAGTAAAAGTTAATCAAATTACTGATGAAAAAGCTGCTATTATATATCCAATTATTTTAGAGAAACGTTTGGCAGTTATTTGGCAACTGCCGGGACAAGCGATGAAATATCATCAAACAATTATTACCAAGGCTGAAGTAGAAAAAACCTTGCAAAGTTTACGTAAATATTTAAGTAGAAGTAGCAGTGAAACTCCAGATGTTATCCAAGAAGCGGCAAAGATTTATCAATGGATAATTAAGCCTTTTGAACAAAGTTTAGAGACTAATAAACAAATTAATACTTTAGTATTTGTATTAGATGGCGCTTTGCGAAACATTCCAATGGCAGTGCTTTATGATGATGATCGCCAAGAATATTTGATTCAAAAAGATTATGCGATCGCAATTGCTCCCCGATTAGAACTTTTTACTCCCAAACCTTTAGCAAGAAAATTAAAAGTGTTTATTGGCGGAATAGGTGAACCACAAACAATCAATAATATACCTTTCCCGGAGATTAAATATTTAGATGCAGAATTACAAGGAATTGCTGAAGAAATTAACACTAATCAACCCCTTTTGAATGCCAAATTTACTAAAACAAATCTTCAACATCAACTAGAATTGGGAGATTTTTCAGCAATTCACATCAAAACGCACGGTTTATTCAGTTCCGATCCTGAAAACACATTCATTGTCGGCTATAAAGAAGTGATTAAAGGTGAAGATTTAGCTAATTTAATTCAAAGTCATAGCCAAGAAAATTCTAATAATCTTGAATTACTTGTCCTCAGCGCTTGTGAAACAGCTAAAGGAGATAACCGAGCAGTTTTAGGGTTAGCTGGAATTGCTGTTCGTGCAGGCGCACGCAGCACTTTATCTACTTTATGGAAAGCACAAGATGAACAAAATACCGAATTAATGTTGAGATTTTACCAGGAATTATCTAAACCAGGAACTAGCAGAGCAAAAGCACTGCATATCGCCCAAAAAGCTCTGTTTGACAAGTATCAAAATCCCCATATTTGGGCTACTTATATTTTAGTTGGTAATTGGCTTTAA
- a CDS encoding DUF928 domain-containing protein: MFIRQFQISLAIALSLSSLMLYAVSVQTQPSRLQNENESNPSGNRRTGSQTPQGGGLARQDPPPDNKRKPGGGLNPSTSPCQVNANQNIALVPIKSDKSLTTSTHPTFWFYIPLTAENIPIGRFSILTRDGKRRIYGTEFKLPKTPGIVSISLPSRPENVLAEGEYYQWHLELYCQPNTDDAPDFDVNGWIKRVTPETDTQIWFDSLNCLAQLRRSSPEDEKVKNDWMNLLKSVELQELAEQPIVGEVEIINN, encoded by the coding sequence ATGTTTATCCGACAATTTCAAATCAGTTTAGCGATCGCACTTTCCCTTAGCAGTCTAATGCTCTATGCTGTATCTGTGCAAACACAACCTAGCCGACTGCAAAACGAAAACGAATCAAATCCGTCAGGCAATCGGCGCACAGGTAGTCAGACACCACAAGGGGGAGGACTTGCCAGACAAGACCCGCCACCGGATAATAAAAGAAAACCTGGAGGTGGACTTAACCCTTCTACTTCACCTTGCCAAGTTAACGCTAATCAAAATATTGCTTTAGTACCAATTAAAAGCGATAAATCTTTAACAACTTCTACACATCCAACTTTTTGGTTTTACATTCCCTTGACTGCTGAAAATATCCCGATCGGCAGATTTTCTATCCTCACTCGCGACGGTAAACGAAGGATTTACGGAACTGAATTTAAGCTACCAAAAACACCTGGAATTGTCAGCATTTCCTTACCTTCAAGACCGGAAAATGTTTTGGCAGAAGGTGAATATTATCAATGGCATTTAGAACTTTACTGTCAGCCAAACACCGATGATGCGCCCGATTTTGATGTGAATGGCTGGATCAAACGAGTTACACCAGAAACAGATACTCAAATTTGGTTTGATTCTCTCAATTGTTTAGCACAATTACGCCGCAGTTCTCCAGAAGATGAAAAAGTTAAAAATGATTGGATGAACTTGCTAAAATCGGTTGAACTGCAAGAATTAGCCGAACAACCAATAGTAGGTGAGGTTGAAATCATAAATAATTGA